Proteins co-encoded in one Bacteroidota bacterium genomic window:
- the nuoL gene encoding NADH-quinone oxidoreductase subunit L, whose translation MTNLVTLIPIFPFIGFLILGLFGNKLSKSTSGIIASGMVFISFAISVFLFVQLLILPQENRTFTYVLLDWIMAGNFSVSFSFLLDPLSSLFLLIITGVGFLIHVYSTGYMHDDENHNKFFSYLNLFVFFMLLLVLGSNYLLMFVGWEGVGLCSYLLIGFWFKNNNYNNAAKKAFIMNRIGDLGFLLGIVLIFTTFGSIEYSSVFSQAKSFISDHHTLTIITALLFIGAIGKSAQIPLYTWLPDAMAGPTPVSALIHAATMVTAGIYMIARSNILFALSPITMEIIAVIGLLTALFAATIGLAQNDIKKVLAYSTVSQLGLMFLALGVGAFSSGVFHVMTHAFFKALLFLGAGSVIHAMSGEQDIRKMGGLKKHLPVTFLTFMIGTIAISGIPPFAGFFSKDEILAHVFAHNKVFWLLGICVSIMTAFYMFRLFYLTFYGDFRGTKDQLHHLHESPRSITIPLIALAVLSIFGGFLGLPEIFHVPHFLKNFMDPVFADADIRMLPHDVSHAAEWSLMGVAILSALIAIYVAYNKYVKLKETPVNDEQPIKFLHKLVYHKYYVDEFYSAIISKPLSWISLQFQNIIEHSVIDGFVQFIGRSVVWSSGVIRLIQTGSTGFYIFAMVISIALLLFFKLLI comes from the coding sequence ATGACAAATTTAGTTACACTTATTCCAATTTTCCCTTTCATCGGCTTCTTAATCTTAGGATTATTTGGAAATAAATTATCCAAGTCTACCAGTGGAATAATAGCCAGTGGGATGGTATTTATTTCCTTCGCTATTTCGGTATTCTTATTCGTACAATTATTAATACTACCGCAGGAAAACAGAACTTTTACTTATGTACTTTTAGATTGGATAATGGCAGGAAATTTTTCAGTTTCCTTTTCTTTTTTATTAGATCCTCTCTCTTCTTTGTTTTTATTAATTATTACCGGTGTTGGCTTTTTAATACATGTTTACAGCACAGGCTATATGCATGATGATGAAAACCACAACAAATTTTTCTCATACTTGAATCTATTTGTGTTCTTTATGTTGTTGCTGGTTCTTGGCTCTAATTATCTCTTAATGTTTGTTGGTTGGGAAGGAGTTGGCTTATGTTCTTATTTATTAATTGGCTTCTGGTTTAAAAATAACAATTATAACAATGCTGCTAAGAAAGCCTTTATTATGAACCGAATTGGTGATTTGGGCTTTTTGTTAGGTATTGTGCTCATTTTTACAACGTTTGGAAGTATTGAGTACAGTTCAGTTTTCAGTCAAGCAAAGTCCTTTATTTCTGATCATCATACACTCACTATCATTACTGCATTATTATTTATTGGGGCTATTGGTAAAAGTGCACAAATACCACTTTACACATGGTTACCAGACGCTATGGCAGGACCGACTCCTGTTTCTGCATTAATTCACGCTGCAACCATGGTAACAGCCGGAATTTATATGATAGCTCGGAGCAATATTTTATTTGCTTTATCTCCAATTACCATGGAAATAATTGCTGTAATTGGACTATTAACTGCCTTATTTGCTGCAACTATAGGATTGGCTCAAAACGACATTAAAAAGGTGCTTGCATACTCAACAGTAAGTCAGTTGGGATTAATGTTTCTTGCATTAGGTGTTGGCGCTTTTTCCAGCGGTGTATTCCATGTGATGACCCATGCATTTTTCAAAGCGTTATTATTTCTTGGAGCTGGAAGTGTAATTCATGCCATGAGTGGCGAACAAGACATTCGCAAAATGGGAGGTTTAAAAAAACACTTACCTGTTACCTTTCTAACTTTTATGATCGGCACAATTGCAATTAGCGGAATTCCTCCATTTGCCGGCTTTTTTAGTAAAGATGAAATACTTGCACACGTATTTGCCCATAATAAAGTGTTTTGGTTGTTAGGTATTTGTGTTTCAATAATGACAGCTTTTTATATGTTTCGCTTATTTTATCTCACATTCTATGGCGATTTCAGAGGGACAAAAGACCAATTGCATCATTTACATGAATCGCCGCGAAGTATTACAATTCCTTTGATTGCACTTGCTGTTCTTTCCATTTTCGGAGGATTTTTAGGATTACCAGAAATTTTTCATGTTCCACATTTTTTAAAAAATTTCATGGACCCTGTTTTTGCTGATGCTGATATTCGTATGTTGCCACATGATGTTTCTCATGCCGCTGAGTGGAGTTTAATGGGTGTAGCTATTTTATCAGCATTAATCGCCATTTATGTTGCATACAATAAGTACGTTAAACTTAAAGAAACTCCAGTAAATGATGAACAACCAATTAAGTTTTTACACAAATTAGTATATCATAAATATTATGTGGATGAATTTTATTCAGCTATAATTAGTAAACCATTAAGCTGGATATCACTGCAGTTTCAAAACATTATAGAACATTCCGTTATTGATGGCTTTGTTCAATTTATTGGGCGTTCAGTAGTATGGAGCAGTGGAGTTATTCGGCTTATTCAAACAGGAAGTACAGGCTTCTACATATTTGCCATGGTAATCAGTATTGCACTGTTATTATTTTTTAAACTATTAATTTAA
- the nuoK gene encoding NADH-quinone oxidoreductase subunit NuoK yields the protein MLTYQGIPLQHYLFLSAALFTIGVLGVLYRRNAIIIFMSIELMLNAVNLLLVAFSTFRSDASAQVFVFFIMAVAAAEVAVGLAILMMIYRNIRTTDIDALNKLKW from the coding sequence ATGTTAACTTACCAAGGAATTCCTTTACAGCACTATCTATTTTTAAGTGCTGCGTTATTTACTATAGGTGTTTTGGGAGTACTTTACCGAAGAAATGCCATTATTATTTTTATGAGTATTGAACTTATGCTGAATGCAGTAAATTTATTACTAGTAGCTTTTTCAACATTTCGTTCAGACGCATCAGCGCAAGTATTCGTGTTTTTTATAATGGCAGTTGCTGCAGCTGAAGTTGCTGTTGGTTTAGCAATATTAATGATGATTTATCGAAATATTCGAACTACTGATATTGATGCACTTAATAAACTTAAATGGTAA
- a CDS encoding NADH-quinone oxidoreductase subunit J, translating to MTQYLFYFLSFIAIFCALKVVISKNPVHSVLYLILTFFAIGCHYLILNAQFLAAVHIIVYAGAIMVLFLYVIMMLNLNKETEPHKSTLLKLAATITGGLLLVILVSALKGSEKILITSSPDNQIGLIKNLGQVLFKEYLLPFEVSSILFLSAMVGAVMLGKNEIK from the coding sequence ATGACTCAATACTTGTTTTATTTTCTCTCTTTTATTGCAATATTTTGTGCGCTAAAAGTGGTAATATCTAAAAACCCTGTACATAGTGTGCTCTATCTCATCCTTACTTTTTTTGCAATAGGGTGTCATTACTTAATTTTAAATGCGCAATTTCTTGCAGCAGTACACATTATTGTATATGCTGGTGCTATTATGGTATTGTTCCTATATGTAATTATGATGCTCAACCTTAATAAAGAAACAGAACCACACAAAAGCACCTTACTAAAGTTAGCTGCAACTATAACAGGTGGATTGCTTCTTGTAATTTTAGTAAGTGCATTAAAGGGTTCTGAAAAAATCCTCATTACTTCGAGCCCAGATAATCAAATTGGCTTAATAAAAAATTTAGGTCAAGTATTGTTTAAAGAATACCTATTACCTTTTGAAGTATCTTCCATATTGTTTTTATCCGCAATGGTAGGTGCAGTGATGTTGGGAAAAAATGAAATTAAATAA
- the nuoI gene encoding NADH-quinone oxidoreductase subunit NuoI produces the protein MQLTNRSKVVSKKEMSLAERLYLPAILGGMGITFKHMFKKKATINYPEEHRDFSPVFRGQHVLKRDDNGAERCTACGLCAVACPAEAITMTAAERKPGEEKLYREEKYASTYEINMLRCIFCGLCEEACPKEAIFLTDKTVPSTFERDEFIYGKNILVEPLDKRVDVSKRQTFAVAEFKKNKKFAHNK, from the coding sequence ATGCAACTTACAAATCGCTCAAAAGTAGTTTCTAAAAAAGAAATGTCATTAGCTGAAAGGTTATATCTACCTGCTATACTAGGAGGCATGGGAATAACCTTTAAACATATGTTTAAAAAAAAGGCTACTATCAACTATCCTGAAGAACACCGCGATTTTAGTCCGGTGTTTCGCGGCCAACACGTTTTAAAGCGCGATGATAATGGAGCTGAGCGTTGCACTGCTTGTGGATTGTGTGCTGTTGCTTGTCCTGCTGAAGCTATTACGATGACTGCAGCTGAACGTAAACCCGGTGAGGAAAAATTATACCGTGAAGAAAAATATGCAAGTACGTATGAAATAAATATGTTGCGTTGTATTTTTTGTGGATTATGTGAAGAGGCTTGTCCTAAAGAAGCAATTTTTTTAACAGACAAAACCGTTCCTTCAACATTTGAACGGGACGAATTTATTTACGGAAAGAATATTCTGGTTGAACCGCTTGACAAACGAGTTGATGTTAGCAAACGTCAAACCTTTGCTGTTGCTGAATTCAAAAAAAATAAAAAATTTGCTCACAATAAATAA
- the nuoH gene encoding NADH-quinone oxidoreductase subunit NuoH — protein MLSLLIYKFILVLVIFGISLLIAMYATYGERKIAAFMQDRMGPSRAGPWGILQPAADGLKMFMKEEIIPDVSNKALFIIGPCIAMLTACMTGVVVPWGGSLVIGGNNYPLQIADINIGVLYVFGVVSIGVYGIMIGGWASNNKFSLLGALRASAQMISYEVAMGLSIIALIMTTGTISLKEITEQQSQGMWNIVYQPLGFLIFLICAFAETNRAPFDLPECETELVGGYHTEYSSMKLGFYLFSEYINMFISSAIISTLYFGGYNFPFMHDLGLSQNAVTILGVAALFAKIFFFIFFFMWIRWTVPRFRYDQLMNLGWKILIPLSLFNIAATGGIMMVFKH, from the coding sequence ATGCTTTCATTATTAATTTACAAATTCATACTGGTATTGGTAATTTTTGGCATTAGTTTGTTGATTGCCATGTATGCCACTTATGGTGAGCGCAAGATTGCAGCGTTTATGCAAGACCGAATGGGACCAAGCAGAGCAGGACCCTGGGGTATTTTACAACCCGCTGCAGATGGATTGAAAATGTTTATGAAAGAAGAAATCATTCCTGACGTTTCTAACAAAGCTTTATTTATAATTGGTCCCTGCATAGCCATGCTTACCGCTTGTATGACAGGCGTTGTTGTTCCTTGGGGAGGTTCGCTTGTTATTGGAGGAAACAATTACCCACTTCAGATAGCTGATATTAATATTGGTGTTTTGTACGTATTTGGTGTTGTTTCAATTGGTGTATATGGAATTATGATAGGAGGATGGGCGAGCAACAATAAATTTTCGTTACTAGGGGCTTTAAGAGCTTCGGCACAAATGATTAGTTATGAAGTTGCGATGGGCCTTTCAATTATTGCTTTAATCATGACTACCGGTACAATAAGCCTGAAAGAAATTACCGAACAACAAAGCCAAGGCATGTGGAATATTGTTTATCAACCTTTGGGATTTTTAATTTTCCTTATTTGTGCCTTTGCCGAAACCAATAGAGCTCCATTTGATTTACCTGAATGTGAAACAGAATTGGTAGGTGGCTATCATACAGAGTACAGCTCAATGAAATTAGGATTTTACCTATTTTCAGAATATATAAATATGTTTATTTCTTCCGCGATTATTAGTACACTTTATTTTGGAGGCTACAATTTTCCATTCATGCATGACTTAGGACTTTCTCAAAATGCAGTTACAATTTTAGGAGTAGCAGCTTTGTTTGCAAAAATCTTCTTTTTCATTTTCTTTTTCATGTGGATACGTTGGACAGTTCCTCGCTTTAGGTATGATCAATTAATGAATTTAGGGTGGAAAATATTGATACCGCTTTCTCTATTCAATATTGCTGCTACCGGAGGAATTATGATGGTTTTTAAGCATTGA
- a CDS encoding (2Fe-2S)-binding protein — MAKVTIDTIEIEVPDGTTILNAARMIPRQGSNLAGEVVPPAMCYYSKLKGSGGKCRTCLVKVTQGSAKDPRPMPKLVVSCSTTVQDGMVVQNITSPEVLEARKGVVEFLLLNHPLDCPICDQAGECDLQNLGYKHGLAKTRYEEERRTFEKIDIGSKIQLHMTRCILCYRCTYVADQLTDKRVHGVINRGDAAEISTYIKNVVENDFSGNMIDVCPVGALTDKTFRFKNRVWFTKPVDAHRSCKKCSGEVMLWYKGEEIIRVTARKDRNGEAEKFICNECRFETKRTSDWVIEGPSHIRRDSVISQNHYEGIDLTKLRLEINRQIKFQGGKTLDEKYSLNQMEKSERAKLEIDQLKLGGRK, encoded by the coding sequence ATGGCAAAAGTTACAATTGATACAATAGAGATAGAAGTCCCGGATGGAACTACTATTTTAAATGCTGCTCGAATGATTCCTCGCCAAGGATCTAATTTGGCTGGAGAAGTTGTTCCACCGGCTATGTGTTATTACAGTAAACTAAAAGGAAGTGGTGGAAAATGTCGGACTTGTTTAGTTAAAGTTACTCAAGGTTCGGCCAAAGATCCTCGCCCCATGCCTAAATTGGTTGTAAGTTGTTCAACCACTGTGCAGGATGGAATGGTAGTTCAAAATATTACATCCCCTGAAGTTCTTGAAGCTCGAAAAGGTGTTGTCGAATTTTTATTGCTGAACCATCCACTTGATTGCCCTATTTGTGATCAAGCAGGAGAATGCGATTTGCAAAATTTAGGTTACAAACATGGACTTGCCAAAACGCGCTACGAAGAGGAAAGAAGAACATTTGAAAAAATAGATATTGGTTCAAAAATTCAGTTACACATGACGCGTTGCATATTGTGTTACAGATGCACTTATGTCGCTGATCAATTAACTGATAAGCGGGTACATGGTGTAATTAACCGTGGTGATGCTGCTGAAATTAGTACTTATATTAAAAATGTGGTCGAGAATGATTTCTCCGGAAATATGATTGATGTTTGTCCGGTTGGTGCCCTTACTGATAAAACTTTTAGGTTTAAAAACAGAGTATGGTTTACGAAACCTGTAGATGCTCACAGATCTTGTAAAAAATGCAGTGGAGAAGTTATGTTGTGGTATAAAGGTGAAGAAATAATACGCGTTACTGCACGAAAAGATCGAAATGGTGAAGCTGAGAAATTTATATGCAACGAATGCCGATTCGAAACTAAACGTACTTCTGATTGGGTGATAGAAGGCCCTTCACATATTAGAAGAGATTCAGTAATTTCTCAAAATCACTATGAAGGAATAGACCTCACCAAATTACGATTAGAAATAAATCGTCAAATAAAATTTCAAGGAGGTAAAACGCTCGATGAAAAATACTCTCTGAATCAAATGGAGAAGAGCGAACGCGCAAAATTGGAAATAGATCAATTAAAACTTGGAGGAAGAAAATAA
- a CDS encoding class I SAM-dependent methyltransferase yields MQKIKAIFSYFKYLLVAKNAHGVHSPFVYDLVTNVIYSSKNYYAYTPIQKVREQLENSEIRLDFIDLGAGSHYPTKSQRKVSEIAKNSAKNKKLGELLFRLVNKFQPTTILELGTSLGISGLYLSCGRRNARFISIESNEEVASIALKSMEKFQLNNASIVIGSFENKLSDAIEELKQLDFVFFDGNHQREPTLAYFQKCLKNSNKDSVFVFDDIHWSTEMEKAWETIKNHPQVTVTIDLFFIGIVFFRTNQAKEHFVIRF; encoded by the coding sequence ATGCAAAAAATAAAAGCTATATTCAGTTACTTTAAGTATTTGTTAGTAGCTAAAAATGCGCACGGTGTTCACTCTCCATTTGTCTATGATTTAGTAACAAATGTTATTTATTCATCAAAAAATTATTACGCATATACTCCAATTCAAAAAGTTCGAGAACAACTCGAAAATTCTGAAATCAGACTTGATTTTATTGACTTAGGAGCCGGATCTCACTATCCAACAAAATCACAACGAAAGGTTTCGGAAATAGCTAAAAACAGTGCAAAAAATAAAAAACTAGGAGAATTACTTTTTCGTTTAGTAAATAAGTTTCAACCAACGACTATTTTAGAATTAGGAACCTCTTTAGGAATTAGTGGATTATACTTAAGCTGTGGACGCAGAAATGCACGTTTTATTAGCATCGAATCAAATGAAGAAGTTGCCTCCATCGCACTTAAGTCAATGGAGAAATTTCAACTAAATAATGCTTCAATTGTTATCGGTTCATTTGAGAATAAATTATCGGATGCAATTGAAGAATTGAAACAGTTGGATTTTGTTTTTTTTGATGGAAATCATCAGCGGGAGCCAACATTAGCATATTTTCAAAAATGTTTGAAAAATAGCAACAAAGATTCGGTTTTTGTGTTTGACGATATTCATTGGAGCACTGAAATGGAGAAGGCTTGGGAAACAATTAAAAATCATCCCCAAGTTACTGTAACAATAGATTTGTTTTTTATTGGAATTGTATTTTTTAGGACAAATCAAGCTAAAGAACATTTTGTTATTCGTTTTTAA
- a CDS encoding ABC transporter ATP-binding protein has protein sequence MISLTNISRKFLIGNETVNAIKSVSLQINKNEYVALMGPSGSGKSTLMNILGCLDTPSGGSYVLNGTDVSKLEDNELAEIRNKEIGFVFQTFNLLPKSTALENVTLPLIYAGKNKNERYQRAMEVLDQVGLANRVRHKPNELSGGQRQRVAVARALVNHPAIILADEPTGNLDSKTSMEIMGLFQQIHKKGNTIILVTHEEDIARYAQRIIRLKDGLIESDEKNATMN, from the coding sequence ATCATTTCGCTGACGAATATTTCTAGAAAATTCTTAATTGGAAATGAAACGGTAAACGCAATAAAATCAGTTAGTTTGCAAATCAATAAGAATGAATATGTTGCATTAATGGGACCATCGGGGTCAGGTAAATCAACTTTAATGAATATATTGGGTTGCCTTGACACTCCTAGTGGAGGTAGCTATGTTTTAAATGGGACGGATGTAAGTAAGCTCGAAGACAATGAACTCGCTGAAATTCGTAACAAGGAAATTGGTTTTGTGTTTCAAACATTTAATTTGTTACCCAAATCTACAGCCCTTGAAAACGTTACATTGCCCTTGATTTACGCAGGTAAAAACAAAAACGAAAGATACCAACGTGCCATGGAGGTGCTTGATCAAGTGGGTTTAGCGAATAGAGTTCGACATAAACCTAATGAATTATCTGGTGGACAACGTCAGCGTGTTGCTGTAGCGCGCGCATTGGTAAATCACCCGGCCATAATTTTAGCAGATGAACCAACCGGAAATCTAGATTCTAAAACTTCTATGGAAATTATGGGTTTATTTCAACAAATTCATAAGAAGGGGAATACAATTATACTCGTAACACATGAAGAAGATATAGCACGGTATGCACAACGAATTATTCGTTTAAAAGACGGTTTAATTGAGTCGGATGAAAAGAATGCAACAATGAATTAA
- a CDS encoding cob(I)yrinic acid a,c-diamide adenosyltransferase, with protein sequence MAFKIYTKTGDKGLTSLIGGTRVSKHHIRIESYGTVDELNSYIGLVKDQVNDSSLISALLEIQDRLFTIGASLASDPEKSKMKLPDIVEQDILFLESEIDRMQNQLPELKSFILPGGHTTVSYGHIARCVCRRAERITSMLAENSFVAPFVIPYLNRLSDYLFVLSRFLCYQLNVAETVWKPRI encoded by the coding sequence ATGGCATTTAAAATATACACTAAAACAGGTGACAAAGGTTTAACCTCATTAATTGGCGGCACAAGAGTTTCAAAGCATCATATTAGAATTGAGTCTTATGGAACCGTTGATGAGCTTAATTCATACATTGGTTTAGTAAAAGATCAGGTGAATGACTCCTCCTTAATTAGTGCACTTCTTGAAATACAGGATCGATTGTTCACGATTGGTGCATCCTTAGCAAGTGATCCTGAAAAGTCAAAAATGAAGTTGCCGGATATTGTTGAGCAAGATATTTTGTTTTTGGAGAGCGAAATTGATAGAATGCAAAATCAGCTTCCCGAGTTGAAATCCTTTATCTTACCAGGAGGTCACACTACTGTTTCATACGGACATATAGCACGATGTGTTTGTAGAAGGGCTGAGAGAATTACTAGCATGTTAGCAGAAAATAGTTTTGTTGCCCCTTTTGTCATTCCATATCTTAACCGGCTATCAGATTATCTGTTTGTCCTTTCCCGTTTTTTATGCTATCAACTCAATGTTGCAGAAACTGTCTGGAAACCAAGGATATAA
- a CDS encoding DUF2795 domain-containing protein: MYWTLELASYLEDAPWPATKDELIDFAMRSGAPLEVIENLQEIEDEGEIYDTIEEIWPDYPSKDDFFFNEDEY, from the coding sequence ATGTATTGGACACTAGAATTGGCCTCCTACCTTGAAGATGCACCATGGCCTGCAACAAAAGATGAGTTGATAGACTTTGCAATGCGATCAGGAGCTCCTTTAGAAGTTATCGAAAATCTACAAGAAATTGAGGATGAAGGGGAGATTTATGATACGATTGAAGAAATTTGGCCAGATTATCCTTCAAAGGATGATTTTTTCTTTAATGAAGATGAATATTAA
- a CDS encoding SDR family oxidoreductase: protein MQIIITGASSGIGYETVKCFLSDPENEVIAISRNSSKLNQLKHECLETNPTAKLHTIAFDLSDMEQFPLLMDQINHYFTRLDLLVHNAGYLVNKPFETITVSELEQIYKTNVFAPFRLTQLCLPLLKLSNNAQIITMGSMGGVAGSSKFAGLAAYSSSKGALSILSECLAEELKTSAIRVNCLAIGAVDTEMLAKAFPSYVATVKSAEMAGFIVNFACKQASFFNGKTIEVSIGNP from the coding sequence ATGCAAATTATTATTACAGGTGCTTCGTCTGGAATTGGCTATGAAACAGTAAAATGTTTTTTAAGCGATCCCGAAAATGAGGTAATTGCAATTTCACGCAACAGTAGCAAATTGAATCAATTGAAGCATGAATGTTTGGAAACAAATCCAACAGCCAAGTTACATACCATAGCGTTTGACTTAAGTGACATGGAGCAGTTTCCTTTATTAATGGATCAAATCAACCATTATTTTACAAGATTGGATTTATTGGTGCATAATGCAGGATATCTGGTAAACAAACCCTTTGAAACGATTACTGTAAGTGAGTTAGAACAAATTTATAAAACAAATGTCTTTGCGCCTTTTCGGCTAACTCAGCTATGTTTACCTTTATTAAAGCTAAGTAATAATGCTCAAATAATAACAATGGGGAGTATGGGAGGAGTTGCAGGAAGTAGTAAATTCGCGGGATTGGCTGCTTATAGTTCTTCAAAAGGTGCGTTATCAATATTATCTGAATGTTTGGCCGAGGAGCTAAAAACATCTGCTATTCGGGTTAATTGCTTAGCAATTGGAGCAGTTGATACTGAAATGTTGGCAAAAGCATTTCCATCCTATGTTGCAACAGTAAAATCGGCTGAGATGGCTGGTTTTATTGTTAATTTTGCTTGCAAACAGGCATCCTTTTTTAATGGAAAAACGATAGAAGTATCTATAGGTAATCCTTGA
- a CDS encoding asparagine synthetase B, whose product MSKLRIRDRLLFCISFLLLLSVTAKASYLLIPMDNSQKNHLKAYGIAYWTLKNEVEVFWLLNYRGGSFAIKNNKTIESECVIRGVSFDIIGDGQYAAIVEEIANPEVNMDVVKLEKAPKVAVYSPKTKLPWDDAVTLVLTYAEIPYDVIYDEEIMLGKLPLYDWLHLHHEDFTGQYGKFYGSYHNAPWYQEDERASEALALKLGFKKVSQEKLAIAQKIRDFTAGGGFLFAMCSATDSYDIALSAEGVDICENMFDGDGSTPNYNSKLDYSKCFAFKDFTLSTNPMQYEFSDIDIPQPRKIPENQDYFALFEFSAKWDPVPTMLCQDHEKIIKGFMGQTTAFNKNLIKSNVLVMGDNKSLNEARYIHGEFGKGTWSFFGGHDPEDYQHYVGDPPTDLNLHPNSPGYRLILNNILFPAAKKKKQKT is encoded by the coding sequence ATGAGTAAGTTGAGAATAAGAGATAGATTACTTTTTTGCATTAGCTTCTTGCTTTTACTATCTGTGACTGCCAAAGCCTCGTACTTGTTAATTCCTATGGATAATTCACAGAAGAATCATTTAAAGGCATATGGAATAGCTTACTGGACTTTAAAAAATGAAGTTGAAGTATTTTGGCTATTAAATTACCGAGGAGGAAGTTTTGCCATTAAAAATAATAAAACAATCGAAAGTGAATGTGTAATACGAGGTGTTAGTTTTGATATAATTGGTGATGGACAATATGCTGCAATAGTTGAAGAAATTGCTAACCCAGAGGTAAATATGGATGTGGTTAAACTAGAAAAAGCTCCCAAAGTCGCAGTTTATTCACCCAAAACGAAATTACCCTGGGATGATGCGGTTACGCTAGTTTTAACTTATGCTGAAATACCTTACGATGTTATTTATGATGAAGAAATAATGTTAGGCAAATTGCCTTTGTATGATTGGCTTCACTTACATCACGAAGATTTTACAGGACAATACGGAAAGTTTTATGGTTCATATCACAATGCTCCTTGGTATCAAGAAGATGAAAGAGCTTCTGAGGCACTTGCCTTGAAATTAGGATTCAAAAAAGTATCTCAAGAAAAATTAGCCATCGCTCAAAAAATTCGCGATTTTACTGCCGGTGGCGGTTTTTTGTTTGCTATGTGCTCTGCAACCGATTCGTATGATATTGCTCTTAGTGCCGAGGGAGTTGATATTTGCGAAAACATGTTTGATGGTGATGGATCAACTCCAAACTATAACTCTAAACTTGATTACTCAAAATGCTTTGCGTTCAAGGATTTTACACTTAGCACAAATCCTATGCAATATGAGTTTTCAGATATAGATATTCCACAGCCTCGAAAAATTCCAGAAAATCAAGACTACTTTGCCTTGTTTGAATTTTCCGCTAAATGGGATCCAGTTCCAACTATGCTTTGTCAAGACCATGAAAAAATTATTAAGGGATTTATGGGGCAAACAACTGCATTTAATAAAAACCTAATAAAATCAAATGTTTTGGTAATGGGCGACAACAAGTCATTAAATGAAGCTCGATATATACACGGTGAATTTGGTAAGGGAACTTGGTCATTTTTTGGAGGACACGATCCTGAAGATTATCAACATTATGTTGGAGATCCTCCCACTGATCTCAATTTACATCCTAACTCTCCTGGATACCGTTTAATTTTAAACAATATTCTTTTCCCGGCTGCTAAAAAGAAAAAGCAAAAAACTTAA